A region from the Aegilops tauschii subsp. strangulata cultivar AL8/78 chromosome 5, Aet v6.0, whole genome shotgun sequence genome encodes:
- the LOC109745751 gene encoding uncharacterized protein encodes MESPPLKLNVGRGEDRISALPDELLLRTLERLALRDAVRAGAVSTRWRHLPHQLSLVALGIRHFRRATLAETMDAFAAALLSVCPPAERHCECQRSYAIKDLRLCFYPSAPHLSSIGRTVEDVLSCGRTESLEFLISLLPGEYTPSQLAEFGQQLMSFSRAYQDAFRCLTRLSLKGLAFGDSDLNDLIRACDKLKCLTLRSCRLVHRHSVLKIDTPFSGLQELEFIHFVCRRIELISVPKLSKVDCHWSLKNPPVRFGYVPELCEVSLTRQPKVWKAPFLLSKCLSRSATNLSKLHLNFYHQMIWIQPEQPNQLAVIFSNLTDVGLFCIFPECDLSWTLFILEAAPALQKLHLSRARPCAKVSEEGAEKTNVVWGPSNGFKHFNLKWLEIQGLEEEGKVTNYIRLVMERAVGLKKIVLLGEPPCEDCTDCEIKSQVDEASRRRVKEELAHESSSSVEIIMR; translated from the exons ATGGAATCGCCGCCGCTGAAGCTCAACGTCGGCCGAGGTGAGGACAGAATCAGCGCGCTCCCCGACGAACTCCTCCTCCGGACGCTCGAGCGCCTCGCCCTGCGCGACGCCGTCCGCGCCGGCGCAGTCTCAACGCGGTGGCGGCACCTCCCTCACCAGCTCTCGCTCGTGGCGCTCGGCATCCGCCACTTCCGCCGCGCCACGCTGGCCGAGACCATGGACGCGTTCGCGGCCGCTTTACTCTCCGTGTGCCCTCCGGCCGAGCGCCACTGCGAATGCCAGCGCAGCTATGCCATCAAGGACCTCCGCCTCTGCTTCTACCCTTCGGCCCCTCACCTGAGCTCCATCGGCCGCACCGTTGAGGACGTCCTCAGCTGCGGCAGGACCGAATCCCTCGAATTTCTGATATCCCTGCTGCCCGGGGAATACACTCCCTCGCAGCTCGCCGAGTTCGGGCAGCAATTGATGTCCTTCTCCAGGGCCTACCAGGATGCTTTCCGGTGCCTCACAAGGCTATCCCTCAAGGGCCTTGCTTTCGGGGACTCAGACCTCAACGACCTCATTAGAGCTTGCGATAAGCTCAAGTGCCTCACACTGAGATCCTGCAGACTAGTTCATCGCCACTCTGTCCTCAAGATTGACACACCGTTTTCTGGGCTCCAGGAGCTCGAGTTCATCCACTTTGTGTGCAGGAGGATCGAGCTCATCTCTGTCCCCAAGCTCAGTAAAGTGGACTGCCACTGGTCCTTGAAGAACCCTCCGGTTCGCTTCGGCTATGTTCCCGAGCTTTGCGAAGTCAGCCTCACTCGTCAGCCCAAGGTGTGGAAGGCGCCATTCCTGCTGAGCAAGTGCTTGTCAAGGAGTGCAACGAACTTGTCGAAATTGCATCTCAATTTTTACCACCAAATG ATTTGGATTCAGCCGGAACAACCGAACCAGCTCGCTGTTATATTCAGCAACCTAACGGATGTGGGGCTTTTCTGTATCTTTCCTGAGTGTGATCTGAGCTGGACCCTGTTTATCCTTGAAGCTGCACCTGCCCTGCAGAAGTTGCAT TTATCTCGAGCTCGACCATGCGCCAAAGTGTCCGAGGAAGGTGCGGAGAAGACGAACGTGGTGTGGGGACCATCCAATGGTTTCAAGCACTTCAACTTGAAATGGCTGGAGATTCAAGGGCTCGAGGAGGAAGGCAAGGTCACAAATTATATAAGGCTAGTCATGGAACGAGCTGTGGGGTTGAAGAAAATCGTGCTGCTTGGAGAACCCCCATGCGAGGACTGCACCGACTGTGAAATAAAATCCCAGGTGGATGAAGCAAGCAGACGTCGGGTTAAGGAGGAACTTGCCCATGAATCCTCCTCGTCCGTGGAGATAATAATGCGCTGA
- the LOC109745742 gene encoding aspartyl protease family protein 2-like codes for MSMRFAARALLLPLVIAALLHPADVVAGGGFSLRLVPSPGSNRSIHVDDDGFVHLNEDAATALRPPMHTQIGGKYSVVTSVGTGAGRRTYVLALDMTSSKLWMQCKPVQKPFAQQPPPFEPAKSPSFRHVPGNSRFCLSPAHGHRPTVQDPCKFRSIGLHGIDARGVLSNETLAFAAAGQEAEVAGVVIGCTHSSEGFDFNSHGVLAGVLGLGRQAPSLIWTLGQHRHGAVQVHRFSYCLPSHGSPDHHSFLRFGDDIPHTQHMVSTRILYMSFTTSRDFSAYFVTLAGVSVGGRQLPHIGELFKRHLHGGRWTGGCAFDAGTAAMVMVAPAYEKLKDAVVDHLKPLRVSIVSRVEYHLCFRATSQLWQHLPTVTLQFAEAEARLVLPPQRLFVAVGHDICLAVVQSNDITIIGAMQQVDKRFVYDVRAGRIYFAPENACHADAGHQI; via the coding sequence ATGTCCATGAGGTTCGCCGCGCGCGCTCTCCTCCTTCCTCTGGTGATTGCGGCGCTCCTCCACCCTGCCGATGTCGTCGCTGGCGGTGGCTTCAGCCTGCGGCTGGTACCCAGCCCCGGCTCGAACCGTAGCATCCACGTCGACGACGACGGCTTCGTGCACCTGAATGAGGACGCCGCCACCGCGCTTCGCCCCCCCATGCACACACAAATTGGGGGCAAGTACAGCGTCGTCACCAGCGTTGGGACGGGGGCCGGACGACGCACGTACGTCCTCGCGCTGGATATGACCAGCAGCAAACTGTGGATGCAGTGCAAGCCGGTCCAAAAGCCTTTCGCACAGCAGCCGCCGCCCTTCGAGCCTGCCAAGTCGCCGTCGTTCCGCCATGTACCGGGCAACAGCAGGTTCTGCTTGTCGCCCGCTCATGGGCATCGGCCCACAGTTCAAGACCCATGCAAGTTTCGTAGCATCGGACTTCACGGCATCGATGCGAGAGGCGTCCTGAGCAACGAGACCTTAGCCTTCGCGGCCGCCGGCCAGGAGGCGGAGGTTGCTGGCGTCGTCATTGGCTGCACGCACAGTAGCGAGGGCTTCGACTTCAACAGCCACGGAGTGCTCGCCGGGGTGCTCGGCCTGGGAAGGCAGGCCCCGTCGCTCATCTGGACGCTCGGCCAACACAGGCATGGTGCCGTGCAAGTGCATCGTTTCTCTTACTGCCTCCCTAGCCACGGCTCGCCGGACCATCACAGCTTCCTCCGGTTTGGCGACGACATCCCGCACACCCAACACATGGTGAGCACCAGGATCTTGTACATGAGCTTCACCACCAGCCGAGATTTCAGTGCCTACTTCGTCACCCTCGCGGGCGTCAGCGTCGGCGGGCGGCAGCTGCCGCATATCGGGGAGCTGTTCAAGCGCCACCTCCATGGTGGCAGGTGGACCGGCGGATGCGCGTTCGATGCTGGGACAGCGGCAATGGTGATGGTAGCGCCCGCTTACGAAAAGCTCAAGGACGCCGTGGTCGACCACCTCAAGCCGCTCCGGGTGTCAATTGTGTCGCGCGTCGAGTACCATCTCTGCTTCCGTGCGACGTCGcagctctggcagcacctgcccacGGTGACGCTGCAGTTCGCCGAGGCTGAAGCGCGGCTCGTGCTGCCGCCACAACGGCTGTTCGTCGCAGTGGGCCACGACATCTGCCTCGCCGTAGTGCAGAGCAACGACATCACCATCATCGGCGCGATGCAGCAAGTGGACAAGCGCTTTGTCTACGACGTTAGAGCTGGTAGGATCTACTTCGCCCCTGAGAATGCATGCCATGCAGACGCCGGCCACCAGATTTAA